In Nitrospiria bacterium, the genomic stretch CCAAATCGGACTGACTTTTTAATAGGTCAAGGTTTTCTAAAAATTCCTCGAACCCTTTCACATCTACCCCATAACGACCTACCCTGAAAGATCCCCCAAACTGGACGTGTGAAAGGGTTTGGGTGCCCCCACCCAAACTAACGGCTTTAAATCCCACCCGGCTTTTTTTCTCCCGGATTTCCCCCGTGTAAAACCCAACCGGGTTCATATTTTGTAAACATTTGGCTACTTTTTGAATTACCGTTGTTTTCCCAATACCTGGGATTCCGGTAATCAAGATTTTTTGAGGCACTTTATCCATGGGAAAGGATTGGAAGGGTAGTTACTTTTTTTTCATGGTTAGAA encodes the following:
- a CDS encoding NTPase, with the protein product MPQKILITGIPGIGKTTVIQKVAKCLQNMNPVGFYTGEIREKKSRVGFKAVSLGGGTQTLSHVQFGGSFRVGRYGVDVKGFEEFLENLDLLKSQSDLVIIDEIGKMECLSAKFNALIVSLFESQKNILATIAKKGGGMIQRIKNHPNCLIFEVQIKNRDKVVEDIVNRVS